The following are from one region of the Primulina eburnea isolate SZY01 chromosome 17, ASM2296580v1, whole genome shotgun sequence genome:
- the LOC140817821 gene encoding uncharacterized protein, protein MTINSYQWLSERSGVQKTAGVYVVDPITSLTAQVSALTAHIAAMNKPNQSTSDVALVTAAEEPVVEEAQYINNNRGYGGYRGKPSFEDLVGTFVVESGKRMSRTESILDNLETHMASIGATLKILESQVGQITKQLTSQPSGAVQKTVDPNLREVNAIFIHHEEICVVGREEKEVERPPMRDEKLSPTKGARGKKSERYDLNKCIDISLLPYPQRFLQLQAEFQKKKGLEELKNLHTNNEFVDQVEGEVTEGTRRNPPQKLLDPGEFIVPCEIEGQSVENAICDSGASVNIMPGSLYEKLGLSKMKPTRLSLQMADKSVRIPLGIVEDVELKIDKLKVLTDFLVLDMRDSQNVRTILGRPFLATAGAVIDLRQGKLTMEVDGQNIELKASKISYDPP, encoded by the exons atgactattaaTAGCTACCAGTGGCtgtctgagaggtcaggagtacAAAAGACTGCTGGAGTTTATGTTGTGGATCCTATCACATCACTGACTGCACAGGTTTCGGCATTGACAGCACATATTGCAGCGATGAACAAGCCAAACCAATCTACGTCTGATGTAGCATTGGTGACTGCTGCGGAAGAGCCAGTTGTGGAGGAAGCTCAGTACATCAATAACAATCGTGGCTATGGAGGATaccgag gaAAGCCATCTTTTGAAGATTTAGTGGGGACTTTTGTTGTTGAATCTGGTAAAAGGATGTCTAGAACTGAGTCTATACTGGACAACCTTGAGACACACATGGCAAGTATTGGTGCGACCTTGAAAATACTGGAGTCGCAAGTGGGACagataacgaagcaactcacgTCTCAACCATCAGGCGCAGTTCAAAAGACTGTCGACCCAAATCTGAGAGAGGTGAATGCCATTTTTATACATCATGAAGAGATTTGTGTGGTAGGCAGAGAAGAGAAGGAGGTTGAACGTCCACCTATGCGGGATGAAAAGCTAAGTCCAACCAAAGGAGCCCGAGGTAAGAAATCTGAGAGGTATGATTTGAATAAATGCattgatatttctttacttccctaCCCCCAGCGATTTTTACAATTACAAGCTGAATTCCAAAAGAAAAAAGGTCTTGAAGAGCTCAAGAACCTACACACTAATAATGAGTTTGTAGATCAGGTGGAAGGTGAAGTTACCGAAGGAACACGAAGAAATCCTCCTCAGAAGTTGCTAGATCCCGGTGAATTTATTGTACCATGTGAAATAGAAGGTCAGTCAGTTGAAAATGCTATCTGTGATTCAGGAGCAAGCGTAAATATAATGCCAGGTTCTCTCTACGAGAAACTGGGATTAAGCAAGATGAAGCCCACAAGACTAAGCTTACAGATGGCAGATAAGTCGGTCAGGATACCGCTGGGtattgtggaagatgttgaacttaAAATTGATAAATTGAAGGTTCTAACAGATTTTTTGGTACTTGACATGAGGGACAGTCAGAATGTTCGTACCATTTTAGGACGACCATTCTTGGCTACTGCTGGAGCCGTCATTGATTTGAGACAAGGAAAACTGACCATGGAGGTTGACGGTCAAAACATAGAACTCAAGGCTTCCAAGATATCATACGATCCACCATGA